In Terriglobia bacterium, the following are encoded in one genomic region:
- the hisF gene encoding imidazole glycerol phosphate synthase subunit HisF has protein sequence MFAKRIIPCLDCKDGRVVKGVQFVNLRDAGDPGELAAMYNAEGADELVMLDISASREGRATLMDTVNRVARRLFIPLTVGGGVRTLEDARRLLSVGADKVAINTAAVENPEIVRQLAAQFGRQAIVVAIDARRQPRCDKEATHWNVVTYGGTKDTGIDALEWARRMDQLGAGEILLTSMDADGTRAGFDCELTAAIARAVPIPVIASGGAGNLEHFVDVFLAGAADAALAASIFHFGTHTIRSLKEYLRSEGVSVRL, from the coding sequence ATGTTTGCCAAGCGCATTATTCCGTGCCTCGATTGCAAAGACGGCCGGGTTGTCAAGGGAGTCCAGTTCGTCAATCTGCGCGATGCCGGCGACCCCGGCGAACTCGCCGCGATGTATAACGCCGAGGGCGCCGATGAACTGGTGATGCTCGACATCTCGGCGTCGCGCGAAGGCCGCGCCACCCTGATGGACACCGTTAACCGCGTGGCGCGGAGGCTCTTCATTCCGCTCACCGTGGGCGGCGGCGTCCGAACCCTCGAAGATGCGCGCCGGCTGCTTTCGGTGGGCGCCGACAAAGTAGCCATCAATACAGCCGCCGTTGAAAACCCTGAAATCGTGCGGCAACTCGCAGCGCAGTTCGGGCGGCAGGCGATTGTCGTCGCCATCGATGCGCGACGGCAACCCCGTTGCGATAAGGAAGCCACGCACTGGAACGTGGTGACCTACGGAGGCACGAAAGACACGGGCATTGACGCGCTCGAGTGGGCGCGCCGCATGGACCAGTTGGGAGCGGGGGAAATCCTGCTGACTTCGATGGACGCCGACGGCACGCGGGCTGGATTCGATTGTGAGCTGACCGCCGCGATTGCCCGCGCCGTGCCCATTCCCGTGATCGCTTCGGGCGGCGCTGGAAATCTTGAGCATTTCGTCGACGTTTTCCTCGCAGGAGCGGCGGACGCAGCCCTGGCTGCTTCGATTTTCCATTTCGGCACGCACACCATCCGCAGCCTCAAAGAATATCTTCGATCCGAAGGAGTGTCAGTCCGCCTGTGA